Proteins encoded in a region of the bacterium genome:
- a CDS encoding MFS transporter, which translates to MSLMTRQAQLSGQTALLRFAKLNPLGANLAIGPLITVLALTYGASDFETGLMYASVHLCGVVVLIAPALCAGMDASRVYSRAWFIRSYLGMAYLALPFLPGNQVKIWVLIVVYFGFMAARAIGVIASQVVIKALSRPTELGEVVSRQFTWWYIGTIAISVLSALILNRSAWFPSQEWAFFAILVLGIFLNFASSLALRRLPPTGALPRGSPISLLTAIPSVLRNPERREVMLLALLTVPMGIAAGYQLNYLKVVLKLSADIVFMTTIGGMVAMMAGSHMAGIIGRSIGFRPLQFGAHATLAVCGIIMAWASLLPAPLQPIIAITLFIIASLCMSVSGTIFSALSIDRLGETQRVEISIIFQLTATLAAGLGLGVVALAKMLSSPGIPGGHLYSHTCLVWALFSLAVCWASQRLRRPGDGTWGDIAVLHPANLMTAVRLHQVENSKESLVERMHSFENVLTSGTAVSRAHMLQFLHSPDPAHRTSAYRSLCINPLPATAPIVLQEGLNPESPLRREALTALGFLNDRSQIPALRHLLEEASPRVAATAFKTLMRLGERLPEAKVLACWQAWTDPADRLELLVGLSATRQIPILWELVRAELATSQSGSFLRVVLLYLADALGERTEICEIWDAEEKTPGSGQAFVLGDLGDQPAWADLADPGTDRLAWRARIATRLKCPCVPDDSTAISLLFLASKMAT; encoded by the coding sequence ATGTCATTAATGACCCGCCAAGCCCAGCTGTCAGGGCAAACCGCCTTGTTGCGCTTTGCCAAATTAAACCCTTTGGGAGCCAATCTGGCCATCGGGCCCCTGATCACGGTCTTGGCACTCACCTATGGGGCCAGCGATTTTGAAACGGGCTTGATGTACGCCAGTGTCCACCTCTGCGGAGTGGTGGTGCTGATTGCGCCCGCGCTCTGTGCCGGCATGGATGCCTCCCGCGTCTACAGCCGCGCCTGGTTTATCCGGAGTTACCTGGGCATGGCCTATCTGGCGCTCCCCTTTCTGCCCGGAAATCAGGTAAAAATATGGGTGCTCATTGTGGTCTATTTCGGATTCATGGCCGCCCGCGCAATCGGGGTCATTGCCTCACAGGTCGTGATCAAGGCCCTCAGCCGTCCGACTGAACTGGGAGAGGTCGTCTCCCGCCAGTTCACCTGGTGGTATATCGGGACCATTGCCATCAGCGTGCTGTCCGCCCTCATCCTGAACCGCTCGGCCTGGTTTCCCAGTCAGGAGTGGGCCTTCTTCGCCATCCTGGTTCTGGGCATCTTCCTCAACTTTGCCTCCTCCCTGGCGTTGCGCCGCCTTCCCCCTACGGGCGCCCTTCCACGGGGCTCGCCCATTTCATTGCTGACCGCGATCCCTTCGGTGCTGCGAAATCCGGAACGGCGCGAGGTCATGCTCCTGGCCCTTCTCACCGTCCCAATGGGGATTGCCGCCGGATACCAGCTGAACTATCTCAAAGTCGTCCTGAAACTCTCGGCCGATATCGTGTTCATGACCACGATCGGCGGCATGGTCGCCATGATGGCGGGATCCCATATGGCGGGCATCATCGGGCGCAGCATCGGCTTCCGCCCCCTTCAATTCGGCGCCCATGCCACGCTGGCGGTCTGCGGCATCATCATGGCCTGGGCCAGCCTCCTTCCCGCCCCGCTCCAGCCCATCATCGCCATTACCCTCTTCATCATCGCCTCGCTCTGCATGTCTGTCTCAGGCACCATTTTCAGTGCGTTAAGCATTGATCGCCTGGGTGAAACCCAACGCGTTGAAATTTCCATCATCTTCCAGCTGACCGCCACGCTAGCCGCCGGGCTCGGACTGGGCGTGGTGGCGCTCGCCAAAATGCTCAGCAGTCCCGGAATCCCGGGCGGTCACCTCTACAGTCATACCTGCCTGGTCTGGGCCCTTTTCAGTCTGGCGGTCTGTTGGGCCAGCCAGCGCCTGCGTCGCCCCGGGGATGGGACCTGGGGGGATATTGCCGTGCTCCATCCGGCCAACCTGATGACGGCCGTGCGCCTGCATCAGGTGGAAAACTCCAAGGAATCCCTGGTGGAACGGATGCATAGTTTTGAAAACGTATTGACCAGCGGAACCGCCGTAAGCCGGGCCCATATGCTTCAGTTCCTGCATTCGCCGGATCCCGCTCACCGGACCAGCGCCTACCGCTCTCTCTGCATCAATCCGCTCCCCGCCACGGCACCGATCGTACTTCAGGAGGGCCTGAATCCGGAGTCTCCGTTACGCCGCGAAGCCTTAACAGCTCTGGGCTTCCTCAATGATCGGTCCCAGATTCCAGCCTTGCGTCATCTTCTTGAGGAGGCTTCCCCGCGAGTCGCGGCCACCGCGTTTAAAACCCTGATGCGACTCGGCGAACGCCTCCCGGAAGCTAAGGTGCTGGCCTGCTGGCAGGCCTGGACCGATCCCGCTGACCGGCTGGAGCTCCTCGTAGGCCTTTCCGCCACCCGTCAGATTCCCATCTTGTGGGAACTGGTCCGCGCCGAACTTGCCACCAGCCAATCCGGGAGCTTCCTTCGCGTAGTGCTGCTCTATCTCGCTGATGCCCTGGGCGAGCGGACCGAGATCTGCGAGATATGGGACGCGGAGGAGAAAACCCCGGGCAGCGGTCAGGCCTTTGTCCTCGGCGACCTCGGCGACCAACCCGCCTGGGCTGATCTGGCTGATCCCGGAACGGACCGGTTGGCCTGGCGTGCGAGAATCGCCACGCGCCTGAAATGCCCTTGCGTTCCTGATGACTCCACCGCCATCTCGCTGCTCTTCCTTGCCAGCAAAATGGCCACGTAA
- a CDS encoding glycosyl hydrolase family 28 protein: protein MMHTIFNNQSEFLSDRQKLFSVNIRSPGEAWQPVSLCNARVGLRQTGIVSIGSFDFTGTVEVSVTFAQAITSWKIRPLHDEVKARRMSDREIGFTLIHPRKLSIEINGDTLNNLHLFANDLETSVPDPAGKGVVTYPPGIHHIGGDGFLRLQSGQTLYLPYGAVLKTKGIVCDHVDHVRICGRGVVDLSEWMPVQTYDKTRPDTRGVCVTFARQITLEGILFLNPNHYTVYVGQSDHVSIRNIKTISSSLWADGIDCMSTTHLEVDDVFLRTSDDCIAIYGHRWDFYGDTRHIRVRNSVFWADVAHPVMIGIHGWHEKEGDLIEDVLIENIDILLHDEILEQYQGALAVNAGDANVVRDITFSGIRIEEVRAGQIFNIRVYKNDDYNPKPGQKIQNVIIRDVTYSGPDKASEISGYDLERRVERVSIQNLVINGAVVLNPEDANIRIGPFVTGVTFS from the coding sequence ATGATGCACACGATTTTCAATAATCAGAGCGAGTTTTTGAGTGACCGGCAGAAACTGTTTTCGGTGAATATCCGGAGTCCGGGGGAGGCTTGGCAACCCGTCAGCCTCTGTAATGCACGGGTCGGGCTTCGCCAAACCGGCATCGTTTCCATCGGCTCCTTTGATTTCACCGGCACCGTCGAGGTCTCCGTGACTTTCGCGCAGGCCATTACTTCATGGAAGATCAGGCCTCTGCATGATGAGGTCAAGGCCCGCCGGATGAGCGACCGGGAAATCGGCTTCACCCTGATCCACCCTCGCAAGCTGTCGATCGAAATCAACGGCGATACCCTGAATAACCTGCATCTTTTCGCAAATGATTTAGAGACCTCTGTTCCCGATCCCGCCGGGAAGGGGGTCGTGACCTACCCGCCCGGTATTCATCATATCGGGGGGGACGGGTTTCTCCGCCTCCAGAGTGGCCAGACCCTCTACCTCCCTTATGGGGCCGTCCTGAAAACGAAGGGAATTGTGTGTGACCATGTGGATCACGTTCGGATCTGCGGGCGCGGGGTAGTCGATTTGAGCGAGTGGATGCCGGTGCAAACCTATGACAAGACCCGGCCGGACACCCGCGGTGTATGCGTGACCTTCGCCCGCCAGATCACGCTGGAGGGGATCCTGTTTCTCAATCCGAATCACTATACCGTCTATGTCGGGCAGTCCGACCATGTATCGATACGGAATATCAAGACGATCAGCTCCTCGCTCTGGGCGGATGGAATTGACTGCATGTCCACGACCCATCTGGAGGTTGATGATGTGTTTCTGCGGACCAGCGATGACTGCATCGCCATCTACGGCCACCGTTGGGATTTTTACGGGGACACCCGCCATATCCGCGTCAGGAATTCCGTCTTCTGGGCTGACGTGGCGCATCCCGTCATGATCGGGATTCATGGCTGGCACGAAAAGGAGGGCGACCTCATCGAGGATGTCCTGATCGAGAATATTGATATTCTGCTTCACGATGAAATCCTCGAGCAGTATCAGGGGGCGCTGGCGGTCAATGCCGGTGATGCCAATGTTGTGCGCGATATCACCTTCTCGGGGATCCGGATCGAGGAGGTCCGTGCCGGTCAGATTTTCAATATCAGGGTGTACAAGAATGATGATTACAATCCCAAGCCCGGGCAAAAAATTCAGAATGTCATTATCCGGGATGTGACCTACTCGGGACCCGATAAGGCGTCTGAAATCTCAGGATACGATCTGGAGCGCAGGGTGGAGCGCGTCTCCATCCAGAACCTGGTGATCAATGGGGCCGTTGTCCTGAATCCGGAAGACGCGAATATCCGAATTGGTCCTTTTGTGACCGGCGTAACCTTTTCATAA
- a CDS encoding GH92 family glycosyl hydrolase yields the protein MNSKRNGGEGNAAGPVSLVRPLQGTDSEPDFSNGNTLPLVARPWGMTHWTPQTNEGRWLFSSRARVLQGIRATHQPSPWIGDYGHFVVMPQTGALLPDAVGRASSYRQQDAVFAPHYFCADLLRYETRMEVTPTSRCARFRITFPSGPLPRRILFSTFDGESAITILPGERRLVGSTTANSGGVPANFKSWWVAEFDCPVVACGLFTDTTVEKEATHGTGAKLGGYVELAPQDGRVVEFTVATSFISAEQAQRNSGVEVAGACFDALRREGETGWNTLLKRFSIEAHTPAQRETFYTCLYRSLLFPRDFHEPGPDGLPHYFSPYDGQIHAGRLCADNGFWDTHRTVYPLLSLAYPERLGEILDGWLNAYRDGGWLPTWSSPGYRACMIGTHADAIFADAIVKGIPGFCHQTAYEAIRKDAFEPGDPGRGCGRAALTEFDRLGYVPSEVALHGTARTLDFAFADFAIAQAAKVLGRAQDSAMLMARAGHYQNVFDPAVGFMRGRSRAGWDSPFDEFAWGGPFIEASAWQQTWAVPHDALGLATLMGGPAAACAKLDRMFELPPQFTADNYQREIHEMSEMASVDFGQYAHSNQPVHHVLYLYTALGQPHRTQYWVRRVLSELYSAAADGLPGDDDNGEMTAWYVLSALGIYPLTPSHPTYVLGAPLFPYASLKLEQGGCLEIHAPSNRVDTPYVTARRWNQRAHDPLWISHQSLAAGGVMEVAMAHAPSDAAIPQSLWPYSMSMAPR from the coding sequence ATGAATTCAAAAAGAAATGGTGGTGAAGGGAATGCGGCCGGGCCTGTCTCCCTTGTCCGGCCCCTGCAGGGAACGGATTCCGAGCCCGATTTTTCCAATGGAAATACCTTACCACTGGTGGCCCGGCCGTGGGGGATGACCCACTGGACGCCGCAAACCAACGAAGGCCGTTGGTTGTTCTCGTCCCGTGCCCGTGTCCTGCAGGGCATTCGGGCCACGCATCAGCCCAGTCCCTGGATTGGCGATTATGGACACTTCGTGGTCATGCCCCAGACCGGAGCGCTGCTTCCCGATGCCGTGGGCCGCGCCTCCAGCTATCGCCAGCAGGATGCTGTCTTCGCGCCCCATTATTTCTGTGCCGATCTGCTGCGCTACGAGACCCGCATGGAGGTCACCCCGACGTCCCGTTGCGCACGGTTCCGCATCACCTTCCCCTCTGGTCCCCTTCCCAGGCGCATCCTGTTTTCCACCTTTGACGGGGAGTCCGCGATAACGATTCTGCCGGGTGAGCGACGGCTCGTGGGGTCCACCACGGCCAATTCCGGCGGTGTTCCTGCAAATTTCAAGTCATGGTGGGTGGCCGAGTTTGATTGTCCTGTGGTGGCCTGTGGCCTCTTCACTGACACGACCGTTGAAAAAGAGGCAACCCATGGAACTGGCGCGAAGCTGGGCGGCTATGTGGAACTTGCCCCTCAGGACGGGCGCGTGGTCGAATTTACGGTGGCAACGTCTTTCATTTCGGCCGAACAGGCCCAGCGAAATTCCGGTGTAGAGGTGGCGGGCGCCTGTTTCGATGCTCTGCGGCGTGAAGGGGAAACCGGCTGGAATACCTTGCTAAAGCGCTTCAGCATTGAGGCTCACACCCCTGCGCAACGGGAGACCTTCTATACCTGCCTGTACCGGTCGCTGCTTTTTCCGCGTGATTTTCATGAGCCCGGCCCGGATGGACTCCCGCATTATTTCAGCCCCTATGATGGCCAGATCCATGCCGGGCGACTGTGTGCCGACAATGGGTTCTGGGATACCCACCGGACCGTTTACCCGCTCTTGTCCCTGGCTTATCCCGAGCGGCTGGGAGAAATACTGGACGGTTGGCTGAATGCCTACCGGGATGGCGGCTGGTTGCCTACCTGGTCCAGTCCCGGCTACCGCGCCTGTATGATCGGGACCCATGCGGATGCCATTTTCGCCGATGCGATCGTCAAGGGGATTCCGGGCTTTTGTCATCAGACCGCCTATGAGGCGATCCGCAAGGATGCCTTCGAGCCCGGGGACCCGGGCCGGGGCTGTGGCCGGGCGGCCTTGACGGAATTTGACCGTCTGGGCTATGTGCCTTCAGAGGTCGCCCTGCATGGGACGGCCCGCACGTTGGATTTCGCATTTGCCGATTTTGCGATCGCCCAGGCGGCAAAAGTGCTGGGGCGGGCTCAGGACTCTGCGATGCTGATGGCGCGCGCCGGTCATTATCAGAACGTATTTGATCCCGCCGTCGGCTTCATGCGGGGGCGGTCCCGCGCCGGCTGGGATTCGCCCTTTGATGAGTTCGCGTGGGGTGGCCCGTTTATTGAAGCCTCCGCCTGGCAGCAAACCTGGGCGGTCCCGCATGATGCGCTGGGGCTCGCTACCCTGATGGGAGGGCCCGCGGCGGCCTGTGCCAAGCTGGACCGGATGTTTGAGCTGCCGCCGCAGTTTACCGCGGATAACTATCAGCGCGAAATTCACGAGATGAGCGAGATGGCGTCCGTTGACTTCGGCCAATATGCCCATTCCAATCAGCCAGTACATCATGTCCTGTATCTTTACACGGCGCTCGGCCAGCCTCATCGGACCCAATATTGGGTCCGTCGCGTGCTTTCGGAACTTTATAGCGCCGCCGCCGATGGACTCCCAGGTGATGATGACAATGGCGAAATGACGGCCTGGTATGTGTTGAGCGCACTGGGGATATATCCCCTGACACCGTCTCATCCGACCTATGTGCTGGGGGCCCCGCTTTTCCCTTACGCGAGTCTCAAACTCGAGCAGGGGGGATGTCTGGAAATACACGCTCCGTCGAATCGGGTGGACACCCCTTATGTCACCGCCCGGCGCTGGAACCAACGGGCCCATGACCC